A single Oryctolagus cuniculus chromosome 18, mOryCun1.1, whole genome shotgun sequence DNA region contains:
- the LYPD3 gene encoding ly6/PLAUR domain-containing protein 3, which translates to MDPARKAGGPAGVRRAGWLLFLPLLCLQGAQALECYSCVQQADDGCAPHRMKTVTCAPGVDVCTEAVGAVETIHGQFSVAVRGCGSGLPGKNDRGLDLHGLLAFIQLQQCAQDRCNVKLNLTSRALDPAGNESAYEPNGVECYSCVGRSREACQGTAPPVVSCYNASDRVYKGCFDGNVTLTAANVTVSLPVRGCVQDEFCTRDGVTGPGFTLSGSCCQGSRCNSDLRNKTYFSPRIPPLVLLTPPSTAAAPATRASSSSAPSTPAATARPSTAKPTPAPTSHTTALEVEVEAPREEEPRLAGGVAGHQDRRNMGQYPAKGGTQYPSNRGVAAPATGLALLVWAVAAGALL; encoded by the exons ATGGACCCGGCCAGGAAAGCAGGTGGCCCGGCAGGGGTGCGTAGGGCCGGCTGGCTGCTTTTCCTGCCGCTGCTGTGTCTCCAAG GAGCGCAGGCCCTGGAGTGCTACAGCTGCGTGCAGCAGGCGGACGACGGCTGCGCTCCGCACAGGATGAAGACTGTGACGTGCGCGCCTGGCGTCGACGTGTGCACCGAGGCCGTGGGCGCCGTGGAGACCA TCCACGGGCAGTTCTCGGTGGCGGTGCGGGGCTGCGGATCGGGGCTCCCCGGGAAAAACGACCGCGGGCTGGACCTGCACGGGCTGCTGGCGTTCATCCAGCTGCAGCAGTGCGCTCAGGACCGCTGCAACGTCAAGCTCAACCTCACCTCGCGAGCGCTCGACCCTGCAG GCAACGAGAGCGCGTATGAGCCCAACGGCGTCGAGTGCTACAGCTGCGTGGGACGGAGCCGCGAGGCGTGCCAGGGTACGGCGCCACCCGTCGTGAGCTGCTACAATGCCAGCGATCGCGTCTACAAGGGCTGTTTTGATGGCAACGTCACCTTGACAGCAG CTAACGTGACCGTGTCCCTGCCCGTCCGGGGCTGTGTCCAGGACGAGTTCTGCACCCGGGACGGGGTCACAGGCCCGGGCTTCACCCTCAGCGGCTCCTGCTGCCAGGGGTCCCGCTGCAACTCCGACCTCCGCAACAAGACTTACTTCTCCCCGCGGATCCCGCCGCTCGTCCTGCTGACCCCGCCCAGCACCGCGGCGGCCCCGGCCACTCGGGCCTCCTCCAGCTCCGCCCCTTCCACCCCAGCCGCCACCGCCCGCCCCTCCACGGCCAAGCCCACCCCGGCGCCCACCAGCCACACcactgcactggaagtggaagtCGAGGCGCCCCGTGAAGAGGAGCCCCGGTTGGCCGGAGGTGTCGCTGGCCACCAGGACCGCCGTAATATGGGGCAGTACCCTGCCAAAGGCGGGACCCAGTACCCCTCCAACAGAGGCGTGGCTGCTCCCGCCACCGGGCTGGCGCTGCTGGTGTGGGCTGTGGCTGCTGGCGCCCTGTTGTGA